The Anastrepha ludens isolate Willacy chromosome 2, idAnaLude1.1, whole genome shotgun sequence genome contains a region encoding:
- the LOC128859540 gene encoding histone RNA hairpin-binding protein has protein sequence MSGHKSPQRKSLNGSNPNSSASSIVSFHGSWAHEVRLAEQDGCDRKSHNSSGESSGKNAQGDLSNDLNQSQGIKNHEPTVSEDREISLEFIEGVNEAKFERLLKEEKLKTPFKRRYSQTPSNESRSDSTNGSNSDNEADDCSSNFKRTSNNSKYEDQKRLRYNSYGCSTSSKESQVEDDPVVLARRQKQIDYGKNTVAYERYLEMVPIRKRNHPRTPDKYGKYSRRTFDGLIKVWRKQLHYYDPEPVAGNAEDNDDSD, from the exons ATGTCTGGACATAAATCGCCTCAAAGGAAAAGCTTAAATGGGAGCAATCCCAATTCATCTGCCTCGTCGATTGTTTCATTCCATGGTTCTTGGGCGCATGAGGTGCGCCTCGCTGAACAGGACGGTTGTGAT CGTAAATCGCATAATAGCAGTGGGGAATCCAGCGGCAAAAATGCACAGGGAGATTTATCAAATGACTTGAATCAAAGTCAAGGAATTAAGAACCACGAACCTACAGTATCTGAAGATCGTGAAATATCGCTGGAATTCATTGAAGGTGTTAACGAGGCAAAGTTTGAGCGTTTATTAAAGGAAGAAAAGTTGAAAACACCTTTCAAGCGCCGTTACTCACAAACTCCGAGTAATGAAAGTCGCTCAGATAGCACCAATGGTTCCAATAGTGATAATGAGGCTGATGATTGTTCTAGTAACTTCAAACGCACATCTAACAACAGTAAATATGAGGACCAAAAACGCTTGCGCTACAATAGCTATGGCTGTAGCACATCTTCCAAAGAGTCACAGGTGGAGGACGATCCAGTAGTATTAGCGCGTCGTCAAAAACAAATTGACTatggcaaaaatactgtggCATATGAGCGTTACCTAGAAATGGTGCCGATACGCAAGCGTAATCATCCACGAACGCCGGATAAATATGGTAAATACAGTCGGCGCACATTTGACGGTCTGATAAAGGTGTGGCGTAAGCAACTGCATTATTATGATCCAGAGCCTGTTGCTGGCAATGCAGAGGACAACGATGATTCAGATTAA